A genome region from Archaeoglobus fulgidus DSM 4304 includes the following:
- a CDS encoding DNA-directed RNA polymerase subunit A' has translation MVPKRISAIKFEVLSPQEIRRMSVVKIITPETYDDDGFPIDGGLMDTRLGVIDPGLRCKTCGGKAGECPGHFGHVELAAPVIHVGYAKMIARLLNGTCSECGRILLKDERRDKFIAEIERRKELNQSYEEVVKEVFRLTKAAKKCPHCGAEQLEVKFDKPTFFYLGEHRLTPKDVREWLEKIPDDDLPAFGINPKATRPEWFVLTVLPVPPVTVRPSIILETGQRSEDDLTHKLVDIIRINQRFMENKEAGAPQQILEDLWELLQYHVTTYIDNEVSGIPPARHRSGRPLKTLAQRLKGKEGRFRGSLSGKRVNFSARTVISPDPCLSINEVGVPREIAEELTVPIYVTPQNIDMAREFVLRSEHPKANYIVRPDGRRIRVIESNKEELAEKLEPGWIVERQLMDGDIVLFNRQPSLHRMSIMAHYVRVLPYKTFRLNPAVCPPYNADFDGDEMNLHVPQSLEAQAEAKILMAVQEHILSPRFGGPIIGGIHDHISGLYLLTRGEKKFTREEAMELLRSLDISEIPVKDEYTGKEIFSFILPDITLEFKAEICQGCEECKGAECEYDAYVIIENGKLLKGTIDEKAVGAFKGIIIDEIARKYGKEMAKKFIDDMTQLAIRIISKLGFTVGIDDEDIPPEAAEQIEEVLKEAENEVNRLIEAYRRGDLEPMPGRSIEETLEMRIMQVLGRARDRAGKIAQRHLGMDNAAVIMAVSGARGSMLNLTQMAACIGQQSVRGERISRGYTYTNRTLSHFKPGDLGAEARGFVRSSYKKGLSPVEFFFHAAGGREGLVDTAVRTSQSGYLQRRMINALQDLKVEYDGTVREQTSGALVQFRYGEDGVDPMRSFRGKPVDVRRIIREVIGEVKK, from the coding sequence ATGGTACCGAAGAGGATTTCAGCCATTAAATTTGAGGTTCTCTCCCCCCAAGAGATAAGAAGAATGAGTGTGGTTAAAATCATCACTCCCGAAACGTACGATGATGATGGCTTTCCCATAGACGGCGGGCTAATGGACACAAGGCTGGGTGTCATCGACCCTGGCCTGAGATGCAAGACCTGCGGAGGAAAGGCAGGAGAGTGTCCTGGGCACTTCGGCCATGTGGAGCTGGCTGCACCCGTCATTCACGTCGGTTACGCGAAGATGATAGCAAGGCTCCTTAATGGGACTTGCAGCGAGTGCGGCAGAATTCTGCTGAAGGATGAGAGGAGAGACAAGTTCATAGCCGAAATTGAGAGGAGAAAGGAGCTGAACCAGAGCTACGAAGAAGTCGTGAAAGAGGTGTTCAGGCTTACAAAAGCAGCTAAGAAGTGTCCGCACTGCGGGGCGGAGCAGCTGGAGGTTAAATTCGACAAGCCTACCTTCTTCTACCTCGGAGAGCACAGATTAACACCAAAAGATGTTAGAGAGTGGCTGGAAAAAATTCCGGATGATGACTTACCGGCTTTCGGCATTAATCCAAAGGCAACCCGCCCCGAGTGGTTCGTTTTAACCGTCCTCCCCGTCCCGCCGGTAACGGTAAGGCCTTCTATTATCCTTGAAACCGGTCAGAGGAGTGAGGACGACTTGACGCACAAGCTCGTTGACATAATCAGAATCAACCAGAGGTTCATGGAAAACAAGGAGGCCGGGGCGCCTCAGCAGATACTCGAAGACCTCTGGGAGCTTCTGCAGTATCACGTCACCACATACATCGACAACGAGGTAAGCGGAATTCCTCCAGCAAGACACCGCAGCGGAAGGCCGCTGAAAACCCTCGCTCAGCGTCTAAAGGGTAAGGAAGGTAGGTTCAGAGGCTCACTCTCAGGAAAGCGTGTTAACTTCTCGGCAAGAACTGTAATCAGCCCGGATCCGTGTCTGAGCATTAACGAAGTTGGTGTGCCGAGGGAAATAGCCGAAGAGCTTACGGTTCCTATCTACGTAACTCCCCAGAACATAGACATGGCGAGGGAGTTTGTTCTGAGAAGCGAGCATCCGAAAGCGAACTACATAGTTAGGCCTGACGGAAGAAGAATCAGAGTTATAGAATCGAACAAGGAGGAGCTTGCCGAAAAGCTTGAACCGGGATGGATTGTAGAGAGGCAGTTAATGGACGGAGACATCGTGCTGTTCAACAGACAGCCTTCGCTGCACAGAATGAGCATCATGGCCCACTACGTCAGAGTTCTGCCCTACAAGACCTTCAGACTCAATCCAGCAGTTTGCCCGCCTTACAACGCTGACTTTGACGGAGACGAGATGAACCTCCATGTGCCTCAGAGTCTCGAAGCGCAGGCTGAGGCGAAGATTCTTATGGCCGTTCAGGAGCACATTCTTTCCCCGAGATTCGGAGGGCCAATTATTGGTGGAATTCACGACCACATAAGTGGTCTTTACCTGCTTACGAGAGGAGAAAAGAAGTTCACTAGGGAGGAAGCCATGGAGCTTCTGAGAAGCTTGGACATTTCCGAAATTCCTGTTAAAGATGAGTACACCGGAAAGGAGATTTTCAGCTTCATCCTTCCCGACATAACGCTTGAATTCAAGGCAGAAATCTGTCAGGGGTGTGAAGAGTGCAAAGGTGCGGAATGTGAATACGATGCCTACGTGATTATAGAAAACGGCAAGCTGCTCAAGGGAACGATTGACGAAAAGGCTGTTGGGGCATTCAAGGGCATAATAATAGACGAAATTGCCAGAAAGTATGGAAAGGAGATGGCAAAGAAGTTCATAGACGATATGACACAATTGGCGATCAGAATTATCAGCAAGCTCGGTTTCACCGTTGGAATAGACGATGAAGACATACCACCAGAAGCTGCTGAGCAAATCGAGGAGGTCCTCAAGGAAGCTGAGAACGAAGTTAACAGGCTGATAGAGGCGTACAGAAGAGGAGATTTAGAGCCAATGCCCGGAAGAAGCATCGAGGAGACGCTTGAGATGAGAATAATGCAGGTTCTCGGAAGAGCGAGAGACAGGGCGGGTAAAATTGCCCAGAGGCACCTCGGTATGGACAACGCAGCCGTTATCATGGCCGTAAGCGGTGCGAGAGGTTCGATGCTAAACCTAACGCAGATGGCTGCCTGCATCGGACAGCAGTCCGTGAGAGGTGAGAGGATAAGCAGGGGCTACACCTACACCAACAGAACGCTCAGCCACTTCAAGCCCGGAGACCTTGGAGCGGAGGCAAGGGGGTTCGTCAGAAGCAGCTACAAGAAGGGGCTCTCTCCGGTGGAGTTCTTCTTCCACGCTGCAGGTGGAAGAGAGGGTCTTGTTGACACCGCCGTCAGAACATCTCAGTCAGGTTACCTCCAGAGGAGAATGATTAACGCTCTGCAGGACCTGAAGGTCGAATACGATGGAACGGTGAGGGAGCAGACCTCGGGAGCATTGGTGCAGTTCAGATACGGTGAGGACGGAGTCGATCCGATGAGGAGCTTCAGAGGAAAACCGGTTGATGTTAGAAGAATAATCAGGGAAGTGATCGGGGAGGTGAAGAAATGA
- the rpoA2 gene encoding DNA-directed RNA polymerase subunit A'', whose product MSKVDYDSILKDFPFPPAVKEEIKAELEKHGLKKTEAKKVVEKCFQAYLANLMEPGEAAGIVAAQSIGEPGTQMTMRTFHYAGVAEINVTLGLPRLIEILDVRKNPSTPMMTIRLLPEYAKDREKAREVANRIEATYVKDVADIEVDIRRFTIIVKPDEKALERKGLTVEDLKSKIGKALKTEVEETEQGLAVQITEPSYKALMAAFDKLKDTVIMGLKEIKRVIIRKEEDEYVLYTEGSNLKKIMKVKGVDFTRTTTNNIYEIYEVLGIEAARNAIIREALDTLEEQGLEVDVRHIMLVADVMTADGELRQIGRHGVAGEKQSILARAAFEMTVNNLLDAAVRGEEDHLRGITENIIVGQPIKLGTGDVELVLKMGGKK is encoded by the coding sequence ATGAGCAAGGTTGATTACGACTCAATACTGAAAGATTTTCCTTTCCCTCCTGCCGTTAAAGAGGAGATTAAGGCCGAACTTGAGAAGCATGGGTTGAAAAAGACTGAGGCAAAGAAGGTTGTTGAGAAATGCTTTCAGGCTTATCTTGCTAACCTGATGGAGCCCGGTGAGGCTGCAGGAATTGTTGCAGCTCAGTCGATAGGAGAGCCCGGCACTCAGATGACGATGAGAACCTTCCACTACGCGGGTGTTGCTGAAATCAACGTCACACTCGGTCTTCCGAGACTGATAGAAATTCTTGACGTGCGTAAGAATCCATCAACACCCATGATGACAATCAGGCTTCTACCAGAATACGCAAAGGATAGAGAGAAGGCAAGAGAAGTCGCAAACAGAATTGAGGCCACCTACGTAAAGGACGTAGCCGACATTGAGGTTGACATAAGGAGGTTTACAATCATCGTAAAACCAGACGAGAAGGCTTTGGAGAGAAAGGGACTCACAGTCGAGGATTTGAAGAGCAAAATTGGAAAGGCCCTCAAGACGGAGGTTGAGGAGACGGAGCAGGGCCTTGCGGTGCAGATTACGGAGCCTTCATACAAGGCACTTATGGCCGCCTTTGACAAGCTGAAGGATACGGTGATAATGGGGCTCAAGGAAATTAAAAGGGTCATCATTAGGAAGGAGGAGGACGAATATGTATTATATACTGAGGGCTCCAATTTGAAGAAGATAATGAAGGTTAAGGGTGTGGACTTCACCCGCACAACCACAAATAACATATACGAGATATACGAGGTGCTTGGGATAGAGGCGGCGAGGAACGCCATAATAAGGGAGGCCCTCGACACTCTGGAGGAGCAGGGCCTTGAGGTTGATGTGAGGCACATAATGCTCGTAGCAGATGTCATGACTGCCGACGGAGAGTTGAGGCAGATAGGTAGGCATGGTGTTGCCGGAGAAAAGCAGAGCATATTGGCGAGGGCTGCCTTCGAGATGACGGTCAACAACCTGCTCGATGCCGCCGTTAGAGGAGAGGAGGACCATTTGAGAGGTATAACCGAGAACATAATTGTTGGGCAGCCCATAAAGCTCGGAACGGGAGATGTGGAGCTTGTATTGAAAATGGGGGGTAAGAAATGA
- a CDS encoding 50S ribosomal protein L30e, whose amino-acid sequence MTEVETIIKTVLKTGGYRLGSKSTLKSLRNGEAKAVIVASNCPEEVLEKIKSYDVKILVYNGTNMELGALCGKPFSVAAMAITEEI is encoded by the coding sequence ATGACGGAAGTTGAGACGATAATAAAGACTGTGTTGAAGACTGGAGGATACAGGTTGGGTAGTAAGAGCACACTGAAATCACTGCGAAATGGAGAGGCAAAAGCAGTCATAGTGGCATCAAACTGTCCAGAGGAAGTGCTTGAAAAAATAAAGAGTTACGACGTCAAAATTCTGGTTTACAACGGAACCAACATGGAGCTTGGTGCTCTCTGCGGAAAGCCGTTCAGCGTTGCAGCCATGGCCATAACAGAAGAGATCTAA
- a CDS encoding NusA-like transcription termination signal-binding factor → MGVKLSADGIRYLTLFENLTGASVKDCLVYDDKVVFVVRRGHMGVAIGKGGINVERARELIGKRIEIIEHSEDPAEFIANIFKPIKVNVKLMEKEGSKIAVVSVSPDLKGIVIGKGGKNINKAKELAKRHHDIEDVIVR, encoded by the coding sequence ATGGGAGTAAAGCTATCAGCAGACGGTATCAGATATCTCACTCTTTTTGAGAATCTTACAGGAGCGAGCGTCAAGGACTGTCTTGTTTACGATGACAAGGTCGTCTTCGTTGTTAGAAGGGGGCACATGGGTGTTGCGATTGGCAAGGGAGGAATCAACGTCGAGAGAGCGAGAGAGCTCATAGGCAAGCGAATTGAAATTATCGAGCACTCAGAAGACCCAGCAGAGTTTATTGCCAATATTTTTAAACCCATTAAGGTTAATGTCAAATTAATGGAGAAAGAAGGTTCAAAAATAGCAGTAGTGAGTGTCAGTCCAGATTTAAAAGGAATAGTGATTGGAAAAGGAGGTAAAAACATTAATAAAGCCAAAGAACTGGCTAAGAGGCATCACGATATTGAAGACGTGATAGTAAGGTGA